One genomic window of Coregonus clupeaformis isolate EN_2021a chromosome 12, ASM2061545v1, whole genome shotgun sequence includes the following:
- the LOC121577729 gene encoding endothelin-converting enzyme 1-like isoform X2: MVMSTYKRATLDEDDLVDSTGDEIYPSSAMQVTLRHGPGPRCWAEKTHTERRLLVLVCALSVALFFSLITVGIFYKETHPGVCLTEPCITVASAVMGALDRSVDPCHDFYNFACGGWVRNNPLPEGKSRWGPFSNLWERNMAVMKHLLENTTMKGLSKAEEKAQRYYKACMNESKIEELGAQPLQELINQTGGWALTGSWDKNNFQEVLRTVSANYRCSPFFTVFVSTDSKSSNSNIIQVDQSGLGLPSRDYYLNKTANAKYLNAYLDFLVELGVLLGGSEETSRSLMQEIVDFETTLANITVPQEERRDEELIYHKIQAKDLATLAPAVDWMPYLTDVFAPVPLNDSEPVVVYAKDYLQKVSDLIASTNKSVLNNYMIMKVLRKMVSILDQKFQDAEQRFFEVMYGTKKSCAPRWKLCVSDTDSALGFALGALFVKATFDEDSKAIAEDMVSEIKWAFEDSLKYVGWMDQETKKAAKEKADAIYNMVGYPKFIMDPKELDKVFNDFEVVSDLYFQNVMQYYNFSARVTADQLRKTPNRDQWSMTPPTVNAYYNPTKNEMVLPAGILQAPFYSRSWPKALNFGGIGVVMGHELTHAFDDQGREYDKDGNLRSWWKNSSVEAFKKQTQCMVEQYSNYSINKEPLNGKHTLGENIADNGGLKAAYKAYMNWIAKNGEEATLPVLGMTNHQLFFVGFAQVWCSVRTPESSHEGVITDPHSPSRFRVIGTISNSHEFSEHFGCKANAPMNPKHKCELW; this comes from the exons ATGTCCACGTACAAGAGGGCCACTCTGGACGAGGATGACCTGGTGGACTCCACCGGAGATGAGATCTACCCCTCCTCTGCCATGCAG GTGACACTGCGACATGGCCCTGGTCCCAGGTGTTGGGCTGAGAAGACACACACTGAGCGGAGGCTGTTGGTCCTAGTGTGTGCACTGTCTGTTGCCTTGTTCTTCTCTCTCATCACTGTCGGGATCTTCTAcaaagaga CTCACCCTGGTGTGTGTCTGACGGAGCCATGCATTACTGTGGCCAGTGCTGTGATGGGAGCCCTGGACCGCTCGGTGGACCCCTGCCATGACTTCTACAACTTTGCCTGTGGGGGATGGGTGAGGAACAACCCCCTCCCTGAGGGAAAGTCCCGCTGGGGTCCCTTCAGCAACCTATGGGAGCGCAACATGGCTGTCATGAAGCACCTGCTGG AGAACACTACCATGAAGGGGCTGAGCAAGGCTGAGGAGAAGGCCCAGAGGTATTACAAGGCCTGTATGAATGAGTCTAAGATCGAGGAGTTAGGGGCTCAGCCTCTACAGGAGCTCATCAATCAG ACGGGAGGATGGGCCCTAACCGGCTCCTGGGACAAAAACAATTTCCAGGAGGTTCTACGCACAGTGTCGGCCAACTACCGCTGCTCCCCATTCTTCACTGTGTTTGTCAGTACTGACTCCAAAAGCTCCAACAGCAATATTATCCAG GTGGATCAATCCGGGCTGGGGCTCCCCTCACGGGATTACTACCTTAACAAAACGGCCAATGCAAAG TATCTGAATGCATACCTAGACTTCCTGGTGGAGTTAGGGGTCCTGTTGGGGGGCTCAGAGGAGACGTCCAGATCGCTGATGCAGGAGATTGTGGACTTTGagaccaccctggccaacatcaCCGTAccccaggaggagaggagggacgaGGAGCTCATCTACCATAAGATCCAGGCAAAGGATCTGGCG aCCTTGGCTCCTGCGGTGGACTGGATGCCCTACCTCACAGATGTGTTTGCTCCTGTACCCCTCAATGACTCGGAGCCTGTGGTGGTGTACGCCAAGGACTACCTCCAGAAGGTCTCCGACCTCATTGCCAGCACTAACAAGAG CGTCCTGAACAACTACATGATCATGAAGGTGCTGAGGAAGATGGTGTCCATCCTGGACCAGAAGTTCCAGGATGCTGAGCAGCGCTTCTTTGAAGTCATGTACGGAACcaagaag AGCTGCGCCCCACGTTGGAAGCTGTGCGTCAGCGACACGGACAGTGCCCTCGGCTTTGCTCTCGGGGCCCTGTTTGTCAAAGCCACCTTCGACGAGGACAGCAAGGCCATT GCAGAAGATATGGTCTCTGAGATCAAATGGGCATTTGAGGACAGCCTGAAGTATGTGGGCTGGATGGACCAGGAGACCAAAAAGGCAGCCAAAGAGAAG GCTGATGCCATTTACAACATGGTTGGATATCCAAAATTCATCATGGACCCCAAGGAGCTTGACAAAGTGTTCAATGAT tttgaGGTGGTGTCTGACCTGTATTTCCAAAATGTAATGCAGTACTACAACTTCTCTGCCAGAGTGACTGCGGACCAGCTGAGGAAAACCCCCAACAGAGACCA GTGGAGCATGACCCCTCCTACAGTGAATGCATACTACAATCCCACCAAGAATGAGATGGTGCTCCCAGCAGGAATCCTTCAAGCTCCTTTCTACAGCCGCTCTTGGCCAAA GGCCCTGAACTTTGGGGGAATTGGTGTAGTTATGGGTCATGAGTTGACACACGCTTTTGATGATCAAG GGAGGGAGTACGACAAGGATGGGAACCTCCGCTCCTGGTGGAAAAACTCATCTGTGGAGGCCTTTAAGAAGCAGACCCAGTGTATGGTGGAGCAGTACAGTAACTACAGCATCAACAAGGAACCCCTCAATGGAAAACACACCCTGGGAGAGAACATAGCTGACAATGGTGGACTGAAGGCTGCCTACAAG GCTTATATGAACTGGATTGCAAAGAATGGAGAGGAGGCCACCCTGCCTGTCCTGGGGATGACTAATCATCAGTTATTTTTTGTTGGATTTGCCCAG GTATGGTGCTCAGTTCGGACTCCGGAAAGCTCGCATGAGGGCGTCATCACAGATCCACACAGTCCATCAAGATTTCGAGTTATTGGCACCATCTCCAATTCCCATGAGTTCTCTGAGCACTTTGGCTGCAAGGCAAATGCCCCCATGAACCCTAAACACAAGTGTGAGCTTTGGTGA
- the LOC121577729 gene encoding endothelin-converting enzyme 1-like isoform X3: MSTYKRATLDEDDLVDSTGDEIYPSSAMQVTLRHGPGPRCWAEKTHTERRLLVLVCALSVALFFSLITVGIFYKETHPGVCLTEPCITVASAVMGALDRSVDPCHDFYNFACGGWVRNNPLPEGKSRWGPFSNLWERNMAVMKHLLENTTMKGLSKAEEKAQRYYKACMNESKIEELGAQPLQELINQTGGWALTGSWDKNNFQEVLRTVSANYRCSPFFTVFVSTDSKSSNSNIIQVDQSGLGLPSRDYYLNKTANAKYLNAYLDFLVELGVLLGGSEETSRSLMQEIVDFETTLANITVPQEERRDEELIYHKIQAKDLATLAPAVDWMPYLTDVFAPVPLNDSEPVVVYAKDYLQKVSDLIASTNKSVLNNYMIMKVLRKMVSILDQKFQDAEQRFFEVMYGTKKSCAPRWKLCVSDTDSALGFALGALFVKATFDEDSKAIAEDMVSEIKWAFEDSLKYVGWMDQETKKAAKEKADAIYNMVGYPKFIMDPKELDKVFNDFEVVSDLYFQNVMQYYNFSARVTADQLRKTPNRDQWSMTPPTVNAYYNPTKNEMVLPAGILQAPFYSRSWPKALNFGGIGVVMGHELTHAFDDQGREYDKDGNLRSWWKNSSVEAFKKQTQCMVEQYSNYSINKEPLNGKHTLGENIADNGGLKAAYKAYMNWIAKNGEEATLPVLGMTNHQLFFVGFAQVWCSVRTPESSHEGVITDPHSPSRFRVIGTISNSHEFSEHFGCKANAPMNPKHKCELW, from the exons ATGTCCACGTACAAGAGGGCCACTCTGGACGAGGATGACCTGGTGGACTCCACCGGAGATGAGATCTACCCCTCCTCTGCCATGCAG GTGACACTGCGACATGGCCCTGGTCCCAGGTGTTGGGCTGAGAAGACACACACTGAGCGGAGGCTGTTGGTCCTAGTGTGTGCACTGTCTGTTGCCTTGTTCTTCTCTCTCATCACTGTCGGGATCTTCTAcaaagaga CTCACCCTGGTGTGTGTCTGACGGAGCCATGCATTACTGTGGCCAGTGCTGTGATGGGAGCCCTGGACCGCTCGGTGGACCCCTGCCATGACTTCTACAACTTTGCCTGTGGGGGATGGGTGAGGAACAACCCCCTCCCTGAGGGAAAGTCCCGCTGGGGTCCCTTCAGCAACCTATGGGAGCGCAACATGGCTGTCATGAAGCACCTGCTGG AGAACACTACCATGAAGGGGCTGAGCAAGGCTGAGGAGAAGGCCCAGAGGTATTACAAGGCCTGTATGAATGAGTCTAAGATCGAGGAGTTAGGGGCTCAGCCTCTACAGGAGCTCATCAATCAG ACGGGAGGATGGGCCCTAACCGGCTCCTGGGACAAAAACAATTTCCAGGAGGTTCTACGCACAGTGTCGGCCAACTACCGCTGCTCCCCATTCTTCACTGTGTTTGTCAGTACTGACTCCAAAAGCTCCAACAGCAATATTATCCAG GTGGATCAATCCGGGCTGGGGCTCCCCTCACGGGATTACTACCTTAACAAAACGGCCAATGCAAAG TATCTGAATGCATACCTAGACTTCCTGGTGGAGTTAGGGGTCCTGTTGGGGGGCTCAGAGGAGACGTCCAGATCGCTGATGCAGGAGATTGTGGACTTTGagaccaccctggccaacatcaCCGTAccccaggaggagaggagggacgaGGAGCTCATCTACCATAAGATCCAGGCAAAGGATCTGGCG aCCTTGGCTCCTGCGGTGGACTGGATGCCCTACCTCACAGATGTGTTTGCTCCTGTACCCCTCAATGACTCGGAGCCTGTGGTGGTGTACGCCAAGGACTACCTCCAGAAGGTCTCCGACCTCATTGCCAGCACTAACAAGAG CGTCCTGAACAACTACATGATCATGAAGGTGCTGAGGAAGATGGTGTCCATCCTGGACCAGAAGTTCCAGGATGCTGAGCAGCGCTTCTTTGAAGTCATGTACGGAACcaagaag AGCTGCGCCCCACGTTGGAAGCTGTGCGTCAGCGACACGGACAGTGCCCTCGGCTTTGCTCTCGGGGCCCTGTTTGTCAAAGCCACCTTCGACGAGGACAGCAAGGCCATT GCAGAAGATATGGTCTCTGAGATCAAATGGGCATTTGAGGACAGCCTGAAGTATGTGGGCTGGATGGACCAGGAGACCAAAAAGGCAGCCAAAGAGAAG GCTGATGCCATTTACAACATGGTTGGATATCCAAAATTCATCATGGACCCCAAGGAGCTTGACAAAGTGTTCAATGAT tttgaGGTGGTGTCTGACCTGTATTTCCAAAATGTAATGCAGTACTACAACTTCTCTGCCAGAGTGACTGCGGACCAGCTGAGGAAAACCCCCAACAGAGACCA GTGGAGCATGACCCCTCCTACAGTGAATGCATACTACAATCCCACCAAGAATGAGATGGTGCTCCCAGCAGGAATCCTTCAAGCTCCTTTCTACAGCCGCTCTTGGCCAAA GGCCCTGAACTTTGGGGGAATTGGTGTAGTTATGGGTCATGAGTTGACACACGCTTTTGATGATCAAG GGAGGGAGTACGACAAGGATGGGAACCTCCGCTCCTGGTGGAAAAACTCATCTGTGGAGGCCTTTAAGAAGCAGACCCAGTGTATGGTGGAGCAGTACAGTAACTACAGCATCAACAAGGAACCCCTCAATGGAAAACACACCCTGGGAGAGAACATAGCTGACAATGGTGGACTGAAGGCTGCCTACAAG GCTTATATGAACTGGATTGCAAAGAATGGAGAGGAGGCCACCCTGCCTGTCCTGGGGATGACTAATCATCAGTTATTTTTTGTTGGATTTGCCCAG GTATGGTGCTCAGTTCGGACTCCGGAAAGCTCGCATGAGGGCGTCATCACAGATCCACACAGTCCATCAAGATTTCGAGTTATTGGCACCATCTCCAATTCCCATGAGTTCTCTGAGCACTTTGGCTGCAAGGCAAATGCCCCCATGAACCCTAAACACAAGTGTGAGCTTTGGTGA
- the LOC121577729 gene encoding endothelin-converting enzyme 1-like isoform X1 yields MEALRESFLHLTFQMSTYKRATLDEDDLVDSTGDEIYPSSAMQVTLRHGPGPRCWAEKTHTERRLLVLVCALSVALFFSLITVGIFYKETHPGVCLTEPCITVASAVMGALDRSVDPCHDFYNFACGGWVRNNPLPEGKSRWGPFSNLWERNMAVMKHLLENTTMKGLSKAEEKAQRYYKACMNESKIEELGAQPLQELINQTGGWALTGSWDKNNFQEVLRTVSANYRCSPFFTVFVSTDSKSSNSNIIQVDQSGLGLPSRDYYLNKTANAKYLNAYLDFLVELGVLLGGSEETSRSLMQEIVDFETTLANITVPQEERRDEELIYHKIQAKDLATLAPAVDWMPYLTDVFAPVPLNDSEPVVVYAKDYLQKVSDLIASTNKSVLNNYMIMKVLRKMVSILDQKFQDAEQRFFEVMYGTKKSCAPRWKLCVSDTDSALGFALGALFVKATFDEDSKAIAEDMVSEIKWAFEDSLKYVGWMDQETKKAAKEKADAIYNMVGYPKFIMDPKELDKVFNDFEVVSDLYFQNVMQYYNFSARVTADQLRKTPNRDQWSMTPPTVNAYYNPTKNEMVLPAGILQAPFYSRSWPKALNFGGIGVVMGHELTHAFDDQGREYDKDGNLRSWWKNSSVEAFKKQTQCMVEQYSNYSINKEPLNGKHTLGENIADNGGLKAAYKAYMNWIAKNGEEATLPVLGMTNHQLFFVGFAQVWCSVRTPESSHEGVITDPHSPSRFRVIGTISNSHEFSEHFGCKANAPMNPKHKCELW; encoded by the exons ATGGAAGCACTGAGGGAGTCTTTTCTGCATCTGACCTTTCAGATGTCCACGTACAAGAGGGCCACTCTGGACGAGGATGACCTGGTGGACTCCACCGGAGATGAGATCTACCCCTCCTCTGCCATGCAG GTGACACTGCGACATGGCCCTGGTCCCAGGTGTTGGGCTGAGAAGACACACACTGAGCGGAGGCTGTTGGTCCTAGTGTGTGCACTGTCTGTTGCCTTGTTCTTCTCTCTCATCACTGTCGGGATCTTCTAcaaagaga CTCACCCTGGTGTGTGTCTGACGGAGCCATGCATTACTGTGGCCAGTGCTGTGATGGGAGCCCTGGACCGCTCGGTGGACCCCTGCCATGACTTCTACAACTTTGCCTGTGGGGGATGGGTGAGGAACAACCCCCTCCCTGAGGGAAAGTCCCGCTGGGGTCCCTTCAGCAACCTATGGGAGCGCAACATGGCTGTCATGAAGCACCTGCTGG AGAACACTACCATGAAGGGGCTGAGCAAGGCTGAGGAGAAGGCCCAGAGGTATTACAAGGCCTGTATGAATGAGTCTAAGATCGAGGAGTTAGGGGCTCAGCCTCTACAGGAGCTCATCAATCAG ACGGGAGGATGGGCCCTAACCGGCTCCTGGGACAAAAACAATTTCCAGGAGGTTCTACGCACAGTGTCGGCCAACTACCGCTGCTCCCCATTCTTCACTGTGTTTGTCAGTACTGACTCCAAAAGCTCCAACAGCAATATTATCCAG GTGGATCAATCCGGGCTGGGGCTCCCCTCACGGGATTACTACCTTAACAAAACGGCCAATGCAAAG TATCTGAATGCATACCTAGACTTCCTGGTGGAGTTAGGGGTCCTGTTGGGGGGCTCAGAGGAGACGTCCAGATCGCTGATGCAGGAGATTGTGGACTTTGagaccaccctggccaacatcaCCGTAccccaggaggagaggagggacgaGGAGCTCATCTACCATAAGATCCAGGCAAAGGATCTGGCG aCCTTGGCTCCTGCGGTGGACTGGATGCCCTACCTCACAGATGTGTTTGCTCCTGTACCCCTCAATGACTCGGAGCCTGTGGTGGTGTACGCCAAGGACTACCTCCAGAAGGTCTCCGACCTCATTGCCAGCACTAACAAGAG CGTCCTGAACAACTACATGATCATGAAGGTGCTGAGGAAGATGGTGTCCATCCTGGACCAGAAGTTCCAGGATGCTGAGCAGCGCTTCTTTGAAGTCATGTACGGAACcaagaag AGCTGCGCCCCACGTTGGAAGCTGTGCGTCAGCGACACGGACAGTGCCCTCGGCTTTGCTCTCGGGGCCCTGTTTGTCAAAGCCACCTTCGACGAGGACAGCAAGGCCATT GCAGAAGATATGGTCTCTGAGATCAAATGGGCATTTGAGGACAGCCTGAAGTATGTGGGCTGGATGGACCAGGAGACCAAAAAGGCAGCCAAAGAGAAG GCTGATGCCATTTACAACATGGTTGGATATCCAAAATTCATCATGGACCCCAAGGAGCTTGACAAAGTGTTCAATGAT tttgaGGTGGTGTCTGACCTGTATTTCCAAAATGTAATGCAGTACTACAACTTCTCTGCCAGAGTGACTGCGGACCAGCTGAGGAAAACCCCCAACAGAGACCA GTGGAGCATGACCCCTCCTACAGTGAATGCATACTACAATCCCACCAAGAATGAGATGGTGCTCCCAGCAGGAATCCTTCAAGCTCCTTTCTACAGCCGCTCTTGGCCAAA GGCCCTGAACTTTGGGGGAATTGGTGTAGTTATGGGTCATGAGTTGACACACGCTTTTGATGATCAAG GGAGGGAGTACGACAAGGATGGGAACCTCCGCTCCTGGTGGAAAAACTCATCTGTGGAGGCCTTTAAGAAGCAGACCCAGTGTATGGTGGAGCAGTACAGTAACTACAGCATCAACAAGGAACCCCTCAATGGAAAACACACCCTGGGAGAGAACATAGCTGACAATGGTGGACTGAAGGCTGCCTACAAG GCTTATATGAACTGGATTGCAAAGAATGGAGAGGAGGCCACCCTGCCTGTCCTGGGGATGACTAATCATCAGTTATTTTTTGTTGGATTTGCCCAG GTATGGTGCTCAGTTCGGACTCCGGAAAGCTCGCATGAGGGCGTCATCACAGATCCACACAGTCCATCAAGATTTCGAGTTATTGGCACCATCTCCAATTCCCATGAGTTCTCTGAGCACTTTGGCTGCAAGGCAAATGCCCCCATGAACCCTAAACACAAGTGTGAGCTTTGGTGA
- the LOC121577729 gene encoding endothelin-converting enzyme 1-like isoform X4 → MEALRESFLHLTFQMSTYKRATLDEDDLVDSTGDEIYPSSAMQVTLRHGPGPRCWAEKTHTERRLLVLVCALSVALFFSLITVGIFYKETHPGVCLTEPCITVASAVMGALDRSVDPCHDFYNFACGGWVRNNPLPEGKSRWGPFSNLWERNMAVMKHLLENTTMKGLSKAEEKAQRYYKACMNESKIEELGAQPLQELINQTGGWALTGSWDKNNFQEVLRTVSANYRCSPFFTVFVSTDSKSSNSNIIQVDQSGLGLPSRDYYLNKTANAKYLNAYLDFLVELGVLLGGSEETSRSLMQEIVDFETTLANITVPQEERRDEELIYHKIQAKDLATLAPAVDWMPYLTDVFAPVPLNDSEPVVVYAKDYLQKVSDLIASTNKSVLNNYMIMKVLRKMVSILDQKFQDAEQRFFEVMYGTKKSCAPRWKLCVSDTDSALGFALGALFVKATFDEDSKAIAEDMVSEIKWAFEDSLKYVGWMDQETKKAAKEKADAIYNMVGYPKFIMDPKELDKVFNDFEVVSDLYFQNVMQYYNFSARVTADQLRKTPNRDQWSMTPPTVNAYYNPTKNEMVLPAGILQAPFYSRSWPKALNFGGIGVVMGHELTHAFDDQGETL, encoded by the exons ATGGAAGCACTGAGGGAGTCTTTTCTGCATCTGACCTTTCAGATGTCCACGTACAAGAGGGCCACTCTGGACGAGGATGACCTGGTGGACTCCACCGGAGATGAGATCTACCCCTCCTCTGCCATGCAG GTGACACTGCGACATGGCCCTGGTCCCAGGTGTTGGGCTGAGAAGACACACACTGAGCGGAGGCTGTTGGTCCTAGTGTGTGCACTGTCTGTTGCCTTGTTCTTCTCTCTCATCACTGTCGGGATCTTCTAcaaagaga CTCACCCTGGTGTGTGTCTGACGGAGCCATGCATTACTGTGGCCAGTGCTGTGATGGGAGCCCTGGACCGCTCGGTGGACCCCTGCCATGACTTCTACAACTTTGCCTGTGGGGGATGGGTGAGGAACAACCCCCTCCCTGAGGGAAAGTCCCGCTGGGGTCCCTTCAGCAACCTATGGGAGCGCAACATGGCTGTCATGAAGCACCTGCTGG AGAACACTACCATGAAGGGGCTGAGCAAGGCTGAGGAGAAGGCCCAGAGGTATTACAAGGCCTGTATGAATGAGTCTAAGATCGAGGAGTTAGGGGCTCAGCCTCTACAGGAGCTCATCAATCAG ACGGGAGGATGGGCCCTAACCGGCTCCTGGGACAAAAACAATTTCCAGGAGGTTCTACGCACAGTGTCGGCCAACTACCGCTGCTCCCCATTCTTCACTGTGTTTGTCAGTACTGACTCCAAAAGCTCCAACAGCAATATTATCCAG GTGGATCAATCCGGGCTGGGGCTCCCCTCACGGGATTACTACCTTAACAAAACGGCCAATGCAAAG TATCTGAATGCATACCTAGACTTCCTGGTGGAGTTAGGGGTCCTGTTGGGGGGCTCAGAGGAGACGTCCAGATCGCTGATGCAGGAGATTGTGGACTTTGagaccaccctggccaacatcaCCGTAccccaggaggagaggagggacgaGGAGCTCATCTACCATAAGATCCAGGCAAAGGATCTGGCG aCCTTGGCTCCTGCGGTGGACTGGATGCCCTACCTCACAGATGTGTTTGCTCCTGTACCCCTCAATGACTCGGAGCCTGTGGTGGTGTACGCCAAGGACTACCTCCAGAAGGTCTCCGACCTCATTGCCAGCACTAACAAGAG CGTCCTGAACAACTACATGATCATGAAGGTGCTGAGGAAGATGGTGTCCATCCTGGACCAGAAGTTCCAGGATGCTGAGCAGCGCTTCTTTGAAGTCATGTACGGAACcaagaag AGCTGCGCCCCACGTTGGAAGCTGTGCGTCAGCGACACGGACAGTGCCCTCGGCTTTGCTCTCGGGGCCCTGTTTGTCAAAGCCACCTTCGACGAGGACAGCAAGGCCATT GCAGAAGATATGGTCTCTGAGATCAAATGGGCATTTGAGGACAGCCTGAAGTATGTGGGCTGGATGGACCAGGAGACCAAAAAGGCAGCCAAAGAGAAG GCTGATGCCATTTACAACATGGTTGGATATCCAAAATTCATCATGGACCCCAAGGAGCTTGACAAAGTGTTCAATGAT tttgaGGTGGTGTCTGACCTGTATTTCCAAAATGTAATGCAGTACTACAACTTCTCTGCCAGAGTGACTGCGGACCAGCTGAGGAAAACCCCCAACAGAGACCA GTGGAGCATGACCCCTCCTACAGTGAATGCATACTACAATCCCACCAAGAATGAGATGGTGCTCCCAGCAGGAATCCTTCAAGCTCCTTTCTACAGCCGCTCTTGGCCAAA GGCCCTGAACTTTGGGGGAATTGGTGTAGTTATGGGTCATGAGTTGACACACGCTTTTGATGATCAAG GGGAGACACTTTGA